A window of the Janthinobacterium agaricidamnosum NBRC 102515 = DSM 9628 genome harbors these coding sequences:
- the deoC gene encoding deoxyribose-phosphate aldolase: MTISPDFKRNQAIGLDLGWINRIRVNKPAADRRAASLANRRTVKKEYQAAWLVKAIGLIDLTTLSGDDTPGRVERLCMKALRPLRADLVEALGLQDLKLTTGAVCVYHEMIAPAMRTLAGRLPIAAVSTGFPAGLTSMETKVREIELSVAAGASEIDIVITRQHVLTRNWQALYDEMAAYRKACGDAHVKAILATGELVTLENVAKASWVCMMAGADFIKTSTGKEPVNATIPVSLTMVRAIREYHEQTGFKIGYKPAGGVSTAKGALQYLTLMKEELGNEWLEPHLFRIGASSLLTDIERQLEHYVTGHYSAAHRHAHP, from the coding sequence ATGACCATTTCCCCCGACTTCAAGCGCAACCAGGCGATCGGCCTCGACCTGGGCTGGATCAACCGGATCCGCGTCAATAAACCGGCCGCCGACCGCCGCGCCGCCAGTTTGGCGAACCGCCGCACGGTCAAGAAGGAATACCAGGCCGCCTGGCTGGTCAAGGCGATCGGCCTGATCGACCTGACCACGCTGTCCGGCGACGACACCCCGGGCCGCGTCGAGCGGCTGTGCATGAAGGCGCTGCGGCCGCTGCGCGCCGACCTGGTCGAAGCGCTCGGTTTGCAAGACCTGAAGCTGACCACCGGCGCGGTCTGCGTGTACCACGAAATGATCGCCCCGGCGATGCGCACGCTGGCCGGCCGCTTGCCGATCGCGGCCGTGTCGACCGGCTTCCCGGCCGGCTTGACCAGCATGGAAACCAAGGTGCGCGAGATCGAATTGTCGGTCGCCGCGGGCGCCTCGGAAATCGATATCGTGATCACCCGCCAGCACGTGCTGACCAGGAACTGGCAAGCGCTGTACGATGAAATGGCAGCCTACCGCAAGGCCTGCGGCGACGCGCATGTGAAGGCCATCCTGGCCACCGGCGAACTGGTGACGCTGGAAAACGTCGCCAAGGCGTCGTGGGTCTGCATGATGGCGGGCGCCGATTTCATCAAGACCTCCACCGGCAAGGAACCCGTCAACGCCACCATCCCGGTGTCGCTGACGATGGTGCGCGCGATCCGCGAATACCACGAACAGACCGGCTTCAAGATCGGCTACAAGCCGGCCGGCGGCGTCAGCACCGCCAAGGGCGCGCTGCAATACCTGACGCTGATGAAGGAAGAACTGGGCAATGAGTGGCTGGAGCCGCACCTGTTCCGCATCGGCGCATCCAGCCTGCTGACCGACATCGAGCGCCAGCTTGAGCATTACGTCACCGGCCATTATTCGGCCGCGCACCGTCACGCCCATCCTTGA